From Novosphingobium decolorationis, one genomic window encodes:
- a CDS encoding glucan biosynthesis protein — protein MLTTPSSNTPARLPLNRREASGLLLGLATVLAGGAFPRAALAAAEPATMLGDPEPFSWDILVKRARDLARAAYQAPEISSRAAQDFDTLARLTYGDAHAVANVVRFFPTATAVSPYAVGIDVVTDGMARPVVDNSSLFVGEEEADIAGFRVMAADGHADWLSFMGASYFRTSGSRDQFGISARGLAIDTGLASGEEFPRFTHFWIEQAGADHFVIHALLDSPSVAGAYRIDTRGGGDAGVVQDVKAQLFIRKDIQQLGIAPMSSMFWFDQASRSYPRPPRGPDWRPEVHDSDGLLIRAGNGEQVWRPLENALHPITFSFTADDPSAFGLLQRDQTFDHYQDDGSWYDRRPSLWIEPTSDWGKGAVRLYEMPTDNENQDNVAAFWTPAKPVRKGDEMAFGYRLTWTSDDPSQSAIARCINDWQGKAGLADGPAIAGARKFVFDFAGPALAGLDRTSGVEVVAEAPPEAILAREVHPLVGQTNTWRVKLDVRMSDAQGQGNPMDLRLFLKQGENALSETVIKTLNV, from the coding sequence ATGCTGACGACACCCTCTTCCAACACCCCTGCCCGCCTCCCGCTCAACCGCCGCGAGGCGAGCGGCCTGCTGCTGGGTCTGGCCACGGTCCTTGCCGGCGGTGCGTTTCCGCGCGCCGCGCTGGCCGCAGCCGAGCCCGCCACCATGCTGGGCGATCCCGAGCCGTTCTCGTGGGACATTCTGGTCAAGCGCGCCCGCGACCTTGCCAGGGCTGCGTACCAGGCTCCCGAGATTTCGTCGCGCGCCGCGCAGGACTTCGACACGCTTGCGCGGCTTACCTACGGTGACGCCCATGCCGTGGCGAACGTCGTGCGCTTTTTCCCGACCGCGACCGCCGTCTCCCCCTATGCCGTCGGCATTGATGTCGTGACCGATGGCATGGCCCGGCCCGTGGTCGACAATTCCAGCCTCTTCGTGGGCGAGGAAGAGGCGGACATCGCAGGCTTTCGCGTGATGGCCGCCGATGGCCACGCGGACTGGCTCTCGTTCATGGGCGCCAGTTATTTCCGCACGTCCGGTTCACGCGACCAGTTCGGCATCTCCGCTCGCGGCCTCGCCATCGACACCGGCCTGGCCTCGGGCGAGGAATTTCCCCGCTTCACCCATTTCTGGATCGAACAGGCGGGCGCCGACCACTTCGTGATCCACGCCCTTCTCGACAGCCCCTCGGTTGCCGGCGCCTACCGCATCGACACGCGCGGGGGCGGCGATGCGGGCGTGGTGCAGGACGTGAAGGCACAGCTGTTCATCCGCAAGGACATCCAGCAGCTGGGCATCGCGCCCATGTCGAGCATGTTCTGGTTCGACCAGGCCAGCCGTTCCTATCCGCGCCCTCCCCGCGGGCCCGACTGGCGCCCGGAAGTCCACGACAGCGACGGCCTCCTGATCCGCGCGGGCAACGGCGAGCAGGTCTGGCGTCCGCTGGAGAACGCACTCCACCCGATCACCTTCAGCTTCACCGCCGATGATCCGTCCGCCTTTGGCCTGCTCCAGCGCGACCAGACCTTCGACCATTACCAGGACGACGGCTCCTGGTACGACAGGCGCCCCTCGCTCTGGATCGAGCCGACTTCGGATTGGGGCAAGGGCGCGGTGCGGCTTTATGAAATGCCCACCGACAACGAGAACCAGGACAATGTCGCGGCCTTCTGGACCCCGGCGAAGCCCGTACGCAAGGGCGACGAGATGGCCTTCGGCTACCGCCTGACCTGGACCTCGGACGACCCCAGCCAGAGCGCCATCGCCCGGTGCATCAACGACTGGCAAGGCAAGGCCGGTCTTGCCGACGGCCCCGCGATTGCGGGCGCGCGCAAGTTCGTCTTCGACTTTGCAGGGCCTGCCCTTGCCGGGCTCGACCGAACGAGCGGGGTCGAAGTCGTCGCCGAAGCGCCGCCCGAGGCGATCCTTGCCCGCGAGGTCCACCCCTTGGTCGGCCAGACGAACACCTGGCGCGTCAAGCTCGACGTGCGCATGAGCGACGCGCAAGGCCAGGGGAACCCGATGGACCTGCGCCTGTTCCTGAAGCAGGGCGAGAACGCCTTGTCCGAAACCGTGATAAAGACCTTGAACGTATGA
- a CDS encoding acyl-CoA dehydrogenase C-terminal domain-containing protein, which produces MQVYEAPLRDMAFVLNELHADDGFGDLEALSEFTPDLTGAILEEAAKVAQEVLLPLNRSGDMEGCTLENGVVRTPKGFKEAYDMFREGGWCALASDPEWGGQGLPEAVNKLTEEMICSANLSFSLYPGLTHGATTAIEGYASDELKQAYLPKMVSGEWSGTMCLTEPHCGTDLGMLRTKAVPQDDGSYKLTGAKIFISAGEHDLTQNIVHLVLARMPDAPPGVKGISLFLVPKYLPKDDGTPGAANGVSVQAIEHKMGLKASATCQLNFEDSVGWLVGKPHKGMEAMFTMMNTERVSVGIQGLGVGEAAYQSAVWYAKDRVQGRSLSGVKNPDGPADPIIVHPDVRRMLMTMRAYNEGSRAIGAWVARALDAERHSTDPEVKARAQDFIALMTPVVKALFTDLGHEAAHLAVQVYGGHGYIAESGVEQFARDARIAMIYEGTNGIQALDLVGRKMPAHMGRYLRSFFHPVAAFVEANKEDADFGKMIEGLEKAFGALQLSTGTIAQKGMKDPEEAAAAATDYLRLIGLVAMGYTFAKAALIARGKLAEGAEDAAFYKAKITTARFFFDRLLPQATAAFLAIKSGKASMMELEADAF; this is translated from the coding sequence ATGCAGGTATACGAGGCCCCCTTGCGCGACATGGCGTTTGTGCTGAACGAGCTTCACGCCGACGACGGGTTCGGCGATCTGGAGGCGCTGTCCGAATTCACGCCGGACCTGACCGGCGCGATCCTGGAAGAGGCGGCGAAGGTCGCTCAGGAAGTGCTCCTGCCCCTGAACCGCAGCGGCGACATGGAAGGCTGCACGCTGGAAAACGGCGTCGTGCGCACGCCCAAGGGCTTCAAGGAAGCCTATGACATGTTCCGCGAAGGCGGCTGGTGCGCGCTTGCCTCGGATCCGGAATGGGGCGGGCAGGGCCTGCCCGAAGCGGTCAACAAGCTGACCGAGGAGATGATCTGCTCGGCCAACCTCTCCTTCAGCCTTTACCCTGGCCTGACCCACGGCGCGACGACCGCGATCGAGGGGTACGCCAGCGACGAATTGAAGCAGGCCTACCTGCCGAAGATGGTCTCCGGGGAATGGTCGGGCACCATGTGCCTGACCGAACCCCACTGCGGCACGGACCTTGGGATGTTGCGCACCAAGGCCGTGCCGCAGGATGACGGGTCGTACAAGCTCACCGGCGCCAAGATCTTCATCTCGGCGGGCGAGCATGACTTGACCCAGAACATCGTCCACCTGGTCCTGGCGCGCATGCCCGATGCCCCTCCGGGCGTGAAGGGGATCAGCCTGTTCCTGGTGCCCAAGTACCTGCCCAAGGACGATGGCACGCCGGGAGCGGCCAACGGCGTCTCGGTCCAGGCGATTGAACACAAGATGGGCCTCAAGGCGTCTGCCACCTGCCAGCTCAACTTCGAGGACAGCGTGGGCTGGCTCGTGGGCAAGCCGCACAAGGGCATGGAAGCGATGTTCACGATGATGAACACCGAGCGCGTCTCGGTGGGCATCCAGGGGCTGGGCGTGGGCGAGGCGGCCTACCAGTCGGCGGTGTGGTATGCGAAGGACCGCGTGCAGGGGCGCTCGCTCTCGGGCGTCAAGAACCCCGATGGCCCCGCCGATCCGATCATCGTCCATCCCGACGTGCGCCGCATGCTGATGACGATGCGCGCCTATAACGAAGGCAGCCGCGCCATCGGCGCCTGGGTCGCCCGCGCGCTTGATGCCGAGCGCCACTCGACCGACCCCGAGGTCAAGGCCCGCGCGCAGGACTTCATCGCGCTGATGACCCCGGTCGTGAAGGCGCTCTTCACCGACCTTGGCCACGAAGCCGCGCATCTGGCTGTCCAGGTTTACGGCGGGCACGGCTATATCGCCGAAAGTGGTGTTGAACAGTTCGCCCGCGATGCGCGTATCGCGATGATCTACGAGGGCACCAACGGCATCCAGGCGCTGGATCTGGTCGGGCGCAAGATGCCCGCGCACATGGGCCGCTACTTGCGTTCGTTCTTCCATCCGGTCGCAGCTTTCGTTGAGGCGAACAAGGAGGATGCGGACTTCGGCAAGATGATCGAGGGGCTGGAAAAAGCCTTCGGCGCGCTCCAGCTCTCGACCGGCACGATTGCCCAGAAGGGCATGAAGGACCCCGAGGAAGCCGCTGCGGCTGCGACCGACTACCTGCGCCTGATTGGCCTTGTTGCGATGGGCTATACCTTCGCCAAGGCCGCGCTGATCGCGCGCGGCAAGCTTGCCGAAGGCGCCGAGGACGCGGCCTTCTACAAGGCCAAGATCACGACCGCGCGCTTCTTCTTCGACCGCCTGCTGCCCCAGGCGACCGCCGCGTTCCTCGCGATCAAGTCGGGCAAGGCCTCGATGATGGAATTGGAGGCAGACGCCTTCTGA
- the mdoH gene encoding glucans biosynthesis glucosyltransferase MdoH, with the protein MTMAPPPAQPPRPLPDEAPLEMPIQRLDGPPPGSIEVKTQPPGMAMKRLLLITLTAVIGLAASSELRFAFSRDGLDAFEIALLVFFIPLFTWIAFGFVSSTVGFLKLISGEHPGFTAIPSPAQSLSKRTAVLMPVYNESVEEVFARVRAMASSIEKAGGAPWIDFFVLSDSNELSGKREYAEWLEVAAEAPINVYYRRREKNIARKPGNIAEWVRRFGGAYECMLVLDADSMMSGDSIVGMASIMEERPSIGLLQTVPMIINARTLFQRWMQFASEAYGPIASAGLLWWSGSESNFWGHNAIVRTRAFAESCGLPELAGKGPFGGHILSHDMLESALLRRRGWAVHMVMIGGSYEEFPPTVVDMAIRDRRWMQGNLQHLQLLASSGLTWTHRLHLLVGASAYLTSPGWLLLLLVTIAQAAGQMGAGFVGTAPPSVLWLTVVLLFGPKAMGLVWMLSDAKRRAAFGGTATILRSVAAEVPLAVLFAPITMVTQTKALMGLLFGISAGWSTQAREARRISVREIIPDLREHIALGLLFAATAFLDPVTAIWLSPLTLGLLASPWFISLTSHSSESALEKPTRLFKVPDPTIDDQAEKRAHPVPAAAQTSAETSHAP; encoded by the coding sequence ATGACCATGGCCCCGCCGCCCGCGCAGCCCCCGCGTCCGCTTCCCGATGAAGCGCCGCTGGAGATGCCGATCCAACGCCTCGATGGACCGCCTCCGGGCTCCATCGAGGTGAAGACGCAGCCGCCGGGCATGGCGATGAAGCGCCTCCTCCTGATCACGCTCACCGCGGTGATCGGCCTTGCCGCCTCGAGCGAGCTGCGCTTTGCATTTTCGCGCGATGGCCTCGATGCCTTCGAGATCGCGCTTCTTGTCTTCTTCATTCCGCTGTTCACCTGGATCGCCTTCGGCTTCGTGAGCTCGACGGTGGGGTTCCTGAAACTCATCTCGGGCGAACATCCCGGTTTCACCGCGATCCCCAGCCCCGCGCAGTCGCTCTCCAAGCGCACCGCCGTGCTGATGCCGGTCTACAACGAGAGCGTGGAGGAGGTCTTCGCCCGCGTGCGCGCCATGGCCAGCTCCATCGAAAAGGCGGGCGGTGCGCCGTGGATCGACTTCTTCGTGCTGTCCGATTCCAACGAGCTGTCCGGTAAGCGCGAATACGCCGAGTGGCTGGAGGTCGCCGCCGAAGCGCCGATCAACGTCTACTATCGCCGCCGCGAGAAGAACATCGCGCGCAAGCCCGGCAACATCGCCGAATGGGTGCGCCGCTTCGGCGGGGCCTACGAATGTATGCTGGTGCTCGACGCGGATTCGATGATGAGCGGGGATTCGATCGTGGGCATGGCCTCGATCATGGAGGAGCGCCCCTCCATTGGCCTCCTTCAGACCGTCCCCATGATCATCAACGCGCGCACCCTGTTCCAGCGCTGGATGCAGTTCGCGAGCGAAGCCTATGGGCCCATCGCTTCGGCGGGCCTGCTGTGGTGGTCGGGCTCGGAATCGAACTTCTGGGGCCACAACGCCATCGTGCGCACGCGTGCCTTTGCCGAAAGCTGCGGCCTTCCCGAACTGGCGGGCAAGGGCCCCTTCGGCGGGCACATCCTCAGCCACGACATGCTCGAATCCGCACTGCTGCGCCGGCGTGGCTGGGCGGTCCACATGGTCATGATCGGCGGCTCCTACGAAGAGTTCCCGCCCACCGTCGTCGACATGGCGATCCGCGACCGGCGCTGGATGCAGGGCAACCTGCAGCACCTTCAGCTGCTGGCCAGCTCGGGCCTCACCTGGACGCATCGCCTGCACCTGCTGGTAGGCGCCTCGGCCTACCTGACCTCGCCCGGCTGGCTGCTGCTGCTGCTTGTCACTATTGCCCAGGCGGCGGGCCAGATGGGCGCCGGTTTCGTCGGCACCGCCCCGCCGAGCGTGCTGTGGCTGACCGTCGTGCTGCTCTTCGGGCCCAAGGCGATGGGCCTTGTCTGGATGCTTTCGGATGCCAAGCGCCGCGCGGCCTTTGGCGGAACGGCCACGATCCTGCGTTCGGTGGCGGCCGAAGTCCCGCTCGCCGTCCTTTTCGCGCCGATCACCATGGTCACCCAGACCAAGGCGCTGATGGGCCTGCTTTTCGGCATCTCGGCAGGCTGGTCGACGCAGGCGCGCGAGGCGCGGCGCATCTCGGTGCGCGAGATCATTCCCGACCTGCGCGAGCACATTGCGCTGGGCCTCCTCTTCGCCGCGACCGCCTTCCTCGATCCGGTCACCGCGATCTGGCTCTCGCCGCTGACGCTGGGCCTGCTTGCCTCGCCCTGGTTCATCAGCCTGACCTCGCATTCTTCAGAAAGCGCGCTGGAAAAGCCCACCCGGCTCTTCAAGGTCCCCGATCCCACCATCGACGACCAGGCCGAAAAGCGCGCACATCCCGTGCCCGCCGCCGCGCAAACCAGCGCGGAAACCAGTCACGCCCCATGA